In the genome of Carassius carassius chromosome 12, fCarCar2.1, whole genome shotgun sequence, the window ataaatatagatgcaaactcaaagagacaggatagtctgcgcatgacatgatattttattcgaacccagaaggcgaaatgaacatcatggagcgctaaactctcctgcagtgtgtgtgtgtgtgtgtgtgcgcgcgcgcgtgtgtttcattcatactcgaagccggagggcgctatCTCGCGCAGAAattcataccaggaaactcctatggacaaaagcgtccagctatcacttcactttatgaaaacagttgttttcacagaaaaacagacacttttggaaacattaaacatacgattgcgacaatatgttttttcaagtcatctccagcaggtgataaataaagtatatgaacaatgaagtgctattacagtatagaaactattctgccttattatgtgattaaaaaagtgtttgtagtatataaacaaatcattaatatttttcattgtccagcagttatagatttctaagccaattcaaagcttgaaattataaaaatattaattaataaattataaattgccTATACACTAGGCCACCAGTCAGAAGtctttgaacagtaagcttgttaatgttttttaaagaagtctcttctgttcaccaagactgcatttatttgatccaaagtacagcaaaacaatacaattttgaaatatttttactagcctatttaaaataactgatttctatttgattatatttcaaaatgtaatttattgagatttcaaaaaaaaaaaattatgatattgtTGAAAAAGGTggagtagatttttttcaggtttctttgatgaatagaaagttcagaagaacagcatttatatgaaatataaatcttttgtaaaatgacgtcttttgatcgatttaaagaatccttggtaaataaaagtattaattcccataaaagatggctacgcccctgatgCTACCGATAAATACTGCTAAATTATAGAacgcaaaacataaaataattcttGCCTTTCCCATAATTGACACTTACATGACATCTTGCCAATTTTCTTCAGGTTGAGCTGGTCATTTCAGATTGCAGGAGTGCACAGATACTGAAGACCGCAGATGGATGTCTCTAATAATGGTAACTTACAGTAACACATGAAACAGGCCAGTCAGATGTGTTGGTTTTAATAAAGACTCTTGAGCAGTGAACAAAAAAGTGCGTTACTGCGAGCCCTTTAGTAAAAGAACCAGAATACAAAAACATGTGCTTAGGGCTCCACCTAGTGGTAGTCTTAAAGAACTTAAAAGAAGACTTCACATGAGAGCTTAACTTAACTTAAACATCTTAAGCTAAAACATAATTATTCTGTTAatagtgcattattattattatttttttaagaagatAAGGGCTGATTTGCAGGTAAAATATGGCTAAAAATTACCTTAGCCATctgtcttttctttccttttccacAGAAGACAAAAGAGGAACTGTGGAGCCTCATGATGCTGTTTCTAAAATCAGTATCACTGCCCAGAATGGAAGCATTATTTCGGCACCTGTGATACAGAACTCAACAGTCACTGGAAATATTAACATTGCTCATAATTActtcacaggtgtgtgtgtgtgtgtgtgtgtaagcatctCTCTCTGTTGGGGGACGTAGCACAGCAAAACACAACTCTAATACAActcatatatttttatactttttaaaatatttagttttaactTAAAGTTTATTGTTTCTGTTTTAGGACCTGAATCTGAAGTCACAGGTTTGTAAAAATCTACTTGAATTTACACTAGCATATGAAATTATTTGAGATTATGTGAAGTAGATAAAATTCACATTAGTACATCTGATAATGGTTTTGCAATGTTACTCCCATCGTTGTTAATTCCACATAAATCTGAAACAGAAACATTGAATTTGCAATAAAAAGAAAGTACAAAATGTTActagaaataaacatgaaaagaAATGGAACGTTACACTTTTTGTGATTTAGATTATTTTAGAACTCAAGTGTTGTTTTTCATACTGTAGGGCCTGGAAATCAAatcataaatgtgtatatatatttgtttatactgCTGGGTGAAATAACTGTGATCTAAAATTTGTAATAAGACAGCTGTGTAAAATTTTTTTAACAGATACAAGCACATTGATTACAGAATACAAGAAGTCTGTGCTGTCCGACTATGTCTACATTACAGAATACACCTCCCATGCCAGTGAACATGTGCTGCTTAATGACCGCTACACTGACCCGCTGATTATTCAGAAACACAGAGGAAAGAAAGAGCGAGAGAATGAGATGTGCTCCAGAGGGGAAAGATTCTTCAGCACCAGAGAAACAAACCAAAGAAACCAAAACATCAGACTTGATCAGCTTTTCAGCCCAGTGAATGGCTCCAAAATAGTGACTAGAAAAGCTGTAATTCTCCAAGGTGATTCTGGAAGTGGGAAATCAATCACTGCACAAAAGATCATTCTGGATTGGGCCTCTGGAGAGCTCTACGCTGGACTCTTTGATGTAGTGTTTCATCTGAGATGCAAAGAGCTCAACGGGCTCTCTGGTGAGGTGAGCCTGCTGGATCTTCTGGACTGTAGTTTAGCTCCAAAAGAGATTGCTCAAATCTTAAAAGACATACCACAGAGGATCTTGTTCATCATTGATGGTTTTGATGAACTCATGCTTTCAGGAAACAAAGAGTTACTGCCTCCAAAACCAGATATCAAATCCCATTCACAGGCCATTGTTTGCTCTCTTCTGAAAGGACGTATGATGAGAGAGTCCTTCCTGTTGGTTACTACGAGATCCACCTCTGTAGACAAACTGGAGATTGTTCTGAAAAAGCCACAGTGCTTTGTGGAAATCATGGGATTTTCAGAAAAAGGAGTGAGTGAATACTTCCGAAAGTTCTTTGAGGATGAAGAGTTTTCAAGTCAAGTGTATGAGCAGGTGAAGATACACGAGATGCTCTACACCGCTTGCTTCGTCCCTGTCATCTGCTGGATCGTCTGCACAATATTCAAGAGAAAAGGGAAGGATGGTGTTGCAACTAGCGAGTTGACGACAACCACGTCCATATTTGTTGATTTTGTGCTTACACTCTTGAAACATCACAGCAGTTTGAATCCGCATGACGAGCTCAACCTCCTCAAGAACCTGGGTCAGCTTGCAGAGAGTGGAACGCCAAAACGCCAAGTCCTTTTTTCCAGAAACAATCTTCCAAAGGCAATCTCAGATTTACCAAACATTCCCTTCCTGTGCAAATTTCACCAGCAAGAGAGAATTTATATAAAGGAGATGTTTGGGTTCTTGCACCTCAGCTTTCAGGAGTTCTTCACCGCTCTCTTCTACATGTTAACAGACAAGGCAGAGGTGAAAATAAAAGTCAGGGAGCTACTGGAATTAGCAGGCAATGGGAGGCACAATAAGCAACTCTTACCTGTAATCCGGTTCCTTTTTGGTCTCTCGAACAAGAAAGTGAGCCGTTTAATCCCAGGAGAACATACAAAGTCGACATCTACCGTTATTCGCACAGAGCTGGAGATATGGATCAGCAAAGTTATAGAGAAGAACATCATGGATACATATTACATGAGTGATTTCATTCTTCATTGTCTGTATGAGCTGCATGATAGGAACATACTGAAGAACGTCATGAAGCTGTGGGAACGCTCAGGCATTAACATCCACTGGTCTTTGAAGGGGGTCGACTCTCATGTCGTGATGTACTGTCTCCAGTATTCTTCACGCATTATAACTATGGAAGTCAAAAGCAATGCGAAAGATCTAAAGATGCTTCACCCTGTGCTTTGTAGGTGTACAAATTTATGGTAAGTGTGCTTCAATTACATGCTCTTACAAGCAGGGCTCTGGTGATACCATTCAAATCCAATGGGATTTATTTAGTGTTTCAAAGAGCGCTATCACAGTAGTGTCAAAAAAATGTTGTTACCATTATATCATCTTATATGCCATGTATACTCATTATTGTTCTCTTTATTATAGTATAAGAGGTTTTGTTTGCAACATGAAAActgattttgtcatttatttatttgtaggttGGATTTTGATTCAATATCTGACGCTGATGTTAACCTCCTGACATCAGCCCTGGGGAGAAGAAAGAACGTGGGCTATTTGACGTAATGTTCTCTTGATTTCTATGCATTTTCTAtgctttatatacagtatgtaaatgcaaCAATGCCAAAGTTCTCTAAAAATTAGTTTAGACACTAAATGACCTTATCAAACCATAATCTGGTAACTAATTTAACTGCTGCAGTGTTGTTATAGATATTATGTTCTTTATATTTATGCATCCACCATAAATCCATGTTTTGACAATATGGTGAATCGACCTATGTTCTTGTGCTACATCATGATTAGTGAAGCAGTGTTGTGAATGCATTGCAGTATGGAGGATGGAGCCCTGTCAGATGAAAGTGTGCAGAAGATCCTGAAAACCCTCAGTGGACAAACATCAGTGGGTAACATTCAGCTGGTGATGAGGAACATCAGCAACACCAGTGTCGATTTAACCATGGACTTTCTTGTAAAAGAGATGACGGAAAGAAAGTTCAGGTAAACCAGACACAATGACAAACACAAACAGGCACCTGACAACACATGAACATTCaacatttaaatgcatgttaataTAGGCAAATTTGTACATGAATATTGGGAACATACTGTATGCGTATGTTTACATAAAGGAAAgctttatttatgtagcaccttttaaaaaagagtttacagAGTGCTTTACAGAAGAGATATGAATGTTgcattcacagaaaaaaaaacatacacattatATTAAAGAGATAAAACAAAATCCAACAACGTAAATCATTGTCAGAAGGGGGGAGAATGTCACGCACATGCTATGCTATTAAACATGATTCGAAGTTCTTGAACTGATCACTGGTTTTTAGTGATAGAGAGTCGAGATCTGGAGCAATAGATGTTCTCTGGGTGTCATTACTGATGACAAATACCTTTATCTcactttgaaaatgtattttaaatgctgtAATTGATCACATTAAACAACCTTTGGCATGTTTTTGTATAAATATTCCATATAGCCTCTCAATTAATGTGAGGTGATTAAACTACATGCGTTGTAATTATTAAAGTGTATATTAATGCTTTAACAGTCTTAGATGGACaggcatgcatacatacatacatacatacaatcttTTTCTGTATGTAGGTTTTTTAGATTAAACTTGGTTTCGTTTGATTTCTCAGTGTATGTATTGCCAGTCAAGCAGAAAACATGGACAAGAGTCTTTGCTCAGAGTTCACTATTGCAAGAAAAAACGATTCCTTCAAGTAAGTGAACTCTTATTTCATATTCATTCATGAGTTCATTCTCAGTTAATACTTCTTGAatttattcacaaaaaaatgCAACATTGTGTAACTTAAGCTCTTGAAGATACATTTgttcatataaaataattaataactgcTTTTCCTCATTTCAGGTTCACTGTTGGGCACTCAAACGGGCATCAGGGTGAAATCTCAGGAGAACCTGGTCTTTGTTTTTATCAGGGTTTTTCAAAAATATCCTTTGGTCTTTGTCCTTTCTCTGCAATACCCATGACTGACTTACTCAAGACATCTCAAAACCTCAGGAGCTTCTCAGACATGTAGGTCAATTCTGCTAATTTCcccatattgttttattattattatttgctaacATTTGTGCATTTGTTCCCAGGAAAAACACTGAGTTTGATGTGAATGTGGATGCACTGCTGTCTTTCCTAAGTCATGTTCCTGGTTTAACTGAGGTGGACATACAAGCTGAATACCTTACAGATATTTGGACTTCTAAGATTCTGTCCTACCTTCAAGTCAATCCAAAGATTTCTCACGTAAAGTAAGAGAAAACAATGTTTGCATATTAAGATTTAATCTCTCAATAAATTAcacttatgcatttggcagatgcttttatccaaagagacttagaGTGCATTCAGCTatacatttgtgtgtatgtgtgttccctgggaactgaacccacAACATTTTGCGCTGCttaagcaatgctctaccactgagccacaggaacttaAATGTACAGctgatttacattttaatttctttgGCTGTAAATTTACTATTTAAATTAAGTTCACTAATTCAGACTAATTTGTTTTGTAACACATTTTTGACCTTTTAGGTTTCATTTGAGCAATCTCATGATTAGTGATGAGGAAAGGGTTTGTTCAACATTTTCGGTCTCTAGAAAGCCATTTGAAGAGTAAGTCATTGTGTCTTTTTTCTTTGACTTAATTTGACGGTGGTTGTGTTAACTTACTGTTGGTAAAATCTATTGCAGGTTCAAGATGCACGACAGTGAAGAGAAAAATCCATCATTGATTCTTGCAATGGACAGATGGGCTTATGATATAGCGTTAGAACTCATGCATAAAATATCCTATGttcttttacttatttattttaaattcaagacAAAGAAATGTAAATTCATAACCATTTTAAATCCTAATGTGTGTAGATTTACTG includes:
- the LOC132154526 gene encoding uncharacterized protein LOC132154526 isoform X2 translates to MDVSNNEDKRGTVEPHDAVSKISITAQNGSIISAPVIQNSTVTGNINIAHNYFTGPESEVTDTSTLITEYKKSVLSDYVYITEYTSHASEHVLLNDRYTDPLIIQKHRGKKERENEMCSRGERFFSTRETNQRNQNIRLDQLFSPVNGSKIVTRKAVILQGDSGSGKSITAQKIILDWASGELYAGLFDVVFHLRCKELNGLSGEVSLLDLLDCSLAPKEIAQILKDIPQRILFIIDGFDELMLSGNKELLPPKPDIKSHSQAIVCSLLKGRMMRESFLLVTTRSTSVDKLEIVLKKPQCFVEIMGFSEKGVSEYFRKFFEDEEFSSQVYEQVKIHEMLYTACFVPVICWIVCTIFKRKGKDGVATSELTTTTSIFVDFVLTLLKHHSSLNPHDELNLLKNLGQLAESGTPKRQVLFSRNNLPKAISDLPNIPFLCKFHQQERIYIKEMFGFLHLSFQEFFTALFYMLTDKAEVKIKVRELLELAGNGRHNKQLLPVIRFLFGLSNKKVSRLIPGEHTKSTSTVIRTELEIWISKVIEKNIMDTYYMSDFILHCLYELHDRNILKNVMKLWERSGINIHWSLKGVDSHVVMYCLQYSSRIITMEVKSNAKDLKMLHPVLCRCTNLWLDFDSISDADVNLLTSALGRRKNVGYLTMEDGALSDESVQKILKTLSGQTSVGNIQLVMRNISNTSVDLTMDFLVKEMTERKFSVCIASQAENMDKSLCSEFTIARKNDSFKFTVGHSNGHQGEISGEPGLCFYQGFSKISFGLCPFSAIPMTDLLKTSQNLRSFSDMKNTEFDVNVDALLSFLSHVPGLTEVDIQAEYLTDIWTSKILSYLQVNPKISHVKFHLSNLMISDEERVCSTFSVSRKPFEEFKMHDSEEKNPSLILAMDRWAYDIASGSSGELVHPHRLDKPALVKLILSFPPLKGSSASWEVLFKRLYQLIQLTEQCPELDEHMDSLLLFLHSVPGLKEVKVWLNNLIESWAAGLFTLFLSCSSLLHLQLNTSMSIVSDVESLGIMRDDGVRLSVGCNHLKYIDDFSDINLFKPPVHKVLPCISITLTDESENANADWRRFFQAYNQLKDLTEFSLEYDESVSELISVLQSVSGLKELDLFFRFMTVDGASRVLDLIQTNTSLTTLNFVTVKRPEISKANIKKDFRNEFFRAQSTGEISDDSDEDCMSPPLSDCSDEINQSDSYELDGVERVVCSDLRMWRRLSGQCRMSLKCTSSSPRTKSLFSEIELILSENSEKTSSDWKNFLKAYIQCKGISIISPTFEESVDALLLSLHSVSALNEVRLTTDRLTENLAVKIFSMCHTAPSLHNICLQVEYSNTHSELSVCSSLNITRNTDSTLTVDIQLASDSMIETSPSFISFISPCSEISKLDGQELFETLDILKGLEDGCEEHEELVGDLMSTLLSVSGLQKVRLKISSLTENWMKKCLFLTEVCPSLQEIRFDCIESGGLLLEEVERILQSSQMDTDCRIIITGMKRSKAMNGCTAVMMDTSRSSSACDQKVKVSFFKDSLTRRFTIDKIETEDTNDDDPEDEDIIFYY
- the LOC132154526 gene encoding NACHT, LRR and PYD domains-containing protein 1 homolog isoform X3, whose protein sequence is MDVSDNEDKRGTVEPHDAVSKISITAQNGSIISAPVIQNSTVTGNINIAHNYFTGPESEVTDTSTLITEYKKSVLSDYVYITEYTSHASEHVLLNDRYTDPLIIQKHRGKKERENEMCSRGERFFSTRETNQRNQNIRLDQLFSPVNGSKIVTRKAVILQGDSGSGKSITAQKIILDWASGELYAGLFDVVFHLRCKELNGLSGEVSLLDLLDCSLAPKEIAQILKDIPQRILFIIDGFDELMLSGNKELLPPKPDIKSHSQAIVCSLLKGRMMRESFLLVTTRSTSVDKLEIVLKKPQCFVEIMGFSEKGVSEYFRKFFEDEEFSSQVYEQVKIHEMLYTACFVPVICWIVCTIFKRKGKDGVATSELTTTTSIFVDFVLTLLKHHSSLNPHDELNLLKNLGQLAESGTPKRQVLFSRNNLPKAISDLPNIPFLCKFHQQERIYIKEMFGFLHLSFQEFFTALFYMLTDKAEVKIKVRELLELAGNGRHNKQLLPVIRFLFGLSNKKVSRLIPGEHTKSTSTVIRTELEIWISKVIEKNIMDTYYMSDFILHCLYELHDRNILKNVMKLWERSGINIHWSLKGVDSHVVMYCLQYSSRIITMEVKSNAKDLKMLHPVLCRCTNLWLDFDSISDADVNLLTSALGRRKNVGYLTMEDGALSDESVQKILKTLSGQTSVGNIQLVMRNISNTSVDLTMDFLVKEMTERKFSVCIASQAENMDKSLCSEFTIARKNDSFKFTVGHSNGHQGEISGEPGLCFYQGFSKISFGLCPFSAIPMTDLLKTSQNLRSFSDMKNTEFDVNVDALLSFLSHVPGLTEVDIQAEYLTDIWTSKILSYLQVNPKISHVKFHLSNLMISDEERVCSTFSVSRKPFEEFKMHDSEEKNPSLILAMDRWAYDIASGSSGELVHPHRLDKPALVKLILSFPPLKGSSASWEVLFKRLYQLIQLTEQCPELDEHMDSLLLFLHSVPGLKEVKVWLNNLIESWAAGLFTLFLSCSSLLHLQLNTSMSIVSDVESLGIMRDDGVRAQSTGEISDDSDEDCMSPPLSDCSDEINQSDSYELDGVERVVCSDLRMWRRLSGQCRMSLKCTSSSPRTKSLFSEIELILSENSEKTSSDWKNFLKAYIQCKGISIISPTFEESVDALLLSLHSVSALNEVRLTTDRLTENLAVKIFSMCHTAPSLHNICLQVEYSNTHSELSVCSSLNITRNTDSTLTVDIQLASDSMIETSPSFISFISPCSEISKLDGQELFETLDILKGLEDGCEEHEELVGDLMSTLLSVSGLQKVRLKISSLTENWMKKCLFLTEVCPSLQEIRFDCIESGGLLLEEVERILQSSQMDTDCRIIITGMKRSKAMNGCTAVMMDTSRSSSACDQKVKVSFFKDSLTRRFTIDKIETEDTNDDDPEDEDIIFYY
- the LOC132154526 gene encoding uncharacterized protein LOC132154526 isoform X1 produces the protein MDVSDNEDKRGTVEPHDAVSKISITAQNGSIISAPVIQNSTVTGNINIAHNYFTGPESEVTDTSTLITEYKKSVLSDYVYITEYTSHASEHVLLNDRYTDPLIIQKHRGKKERENEMCSRGERFFSTRETNQRNQNIRLDQLFSPVNGSKIVTRKAVILQGDSGSGKSITAQKIILDWASGELYAGLFDVVFHLRCKELNGLSGEVSLLDLLDCSLAPKEIAQILKDIPQRILFIIDGFDELMLSGNKELLPPKPDIKSHSQAIVCSLLKGRMMRESFLLVTTRSTSVDKLEIVLKKPQCFVEIMGFSEKGVSEYFRKFFEDEEFSSQVYEQVKIHEMLYTACFVPVICWIVCTIFKRKGKDGVATSELTTTTSIFVDFVLTLLKHHSSLNPHDELNLLKNLGQLAESGTPKRQVLFSRNNLPKAISDLPNIPFLCKFHQQERIYIKEMFGFLHLSFQEFFTALFYMLTDKAEVKIKVRELLELAGNGRHNKQLLPVIRFLFGLSNKKVSRLIPGEHTKSTSTVIRTELEIWISKVIEKNIMDTYYMSDFILHCLYELHDRNILKNVMKLWERSGINIHWSLKGVDSHVVMYCLQYSSRIITMEVKSNAKDLKMLHPVLCRCTNLWLDFDSISDADVNLLTSALGRRKNVGYLTMEDGALSDESVQKILKTLSGQTSVGNIQLVMRNISNTSVDLTMDFLVKEMTERKFSVCIASQAENMDKSLCSEFTIARKNDSFKFTVGHSNGHQGEISGEPGLCFYQGFSKISFGLCPFSAIPMTDLLKTSQNLRSFSDMKNTEFDVNVDALLSFLSHVPGLTEVDIQAEYLTDIWTSKILSYLQVNPKISHVKFHLSNLMISDEERVCSTFSVSRKPFEEFKMHDSEEKNPSLILAMDRWAYDIASGSSGELVHPHRLDKPALVKLILSFPPLKGSSASWEVLFKRLYQLIQLTEQCPELDEHMDSLLLFLHSVPGLKEVKVWLNNLIESWAAGLFTLFLSCSSLLHLQLNTSMSIVSDVESLGIMRDDGVRLSVGCNHLKYIDDFSDINLFKPPVHKVLPCISITLTDESENANADWRRFFQAYNQLKDLTEFSLEYDESVSELISVLQSVSGLKELDLFFRFMTVDGASRVLDLIQTNTSLTTLNFVTVKRPEISKANIKKDFRNEFFRAQSTGEISDDSDEDCMSPPLSDCSDEINQSDSYELDGVERVVCSDLRMWRRLSGQCRMSLKCTSSSPRTKSLFSEIELILSENSEKTSSDWKNFLKAYIQCKGISIISPTFEESVDALLLSLHSVSALNEVRLTTDRLTENLAVKIFSMCHTAPSLHNICLQVEYSNTHSELSVCSSLNITRNTDSTLTVDIQLASDSMIETSPSFISFISPCSEISKLDGQELFETLDILKGLEDGCEEHEELVGDLMSTLLSVSGLQKVRLKISSLTENWMKKCLFLTEVCPSLQEIRFDCIESGGLLLEEVERILQSSQMDTDCRIIITGMKRSKAMNGCTAVMMDTSRSSSACDQKVKVSFFKDSLTRRFTIDKIETEDTNDDDPEDEDIIFYY